The sequence below is a genomic window from Acidimicrobiales bacterium.
CGAGCGCACCGAGCAGGTCACCACCTCCTCGACGGTGCTCTGCATCGACCTCTCGCTCTCGATGCCGATGCGCGACAACTTCCTCGCCGCGAAGAAGGTGGCGATGGCACTGCAGGCGCTGATCGCCTCGCGTTACCCCCGGGACTACCTCGGCCTGATCGGCTTCTCCGCCACGGCGCGCGAGATCCGCCCCGAGGAGCTCCCCGAGGTGAGCTGGGACTTCGCCTACGGCACGAACCTGCAGCACGCGCTCGCGCTCTCGCGGCGGCTGCTCGCGCACCGCTCCGGCTCCAAGCAGGTGATCGTCGTCACCGACGGCGAGCCCACTGCGCACGTGATGGAGGACGGCGAGATCTTCTTCAACTACCCGCCGGTGCGCGAGACCCTCGACGTCACGCTCCGAGAGGTCGCCCGCTGCACCAAGGAGCGGATCGTGATCAACACCTTCGTCCTCGACCAGACCGGGGGGCTGCGGAGCTTCGTCGACAAGATGACGCACCTCAACCGCGGCCGCGCCTTCTACACGACCCCCGACGCCCTCGGCGACTACCTCCTCGTCGACTTCGTCGAGCAGCGCGGCGGCCGCCGCAAGCGGGTGCCGCGCGGCGCCTGAGCGGCACCCGGGCGGGCGGGCGCACCCAGCTCAGCGCAAATTTCCACTTGCATGCGGCATCGATCGGGTGCACGATATGACATCGGTGTAATTCCACCGTTGCCACTCGCGGGGACGTGGGGGCCGTTGGAGGGAGGTGCTGGTGGACTTCCAGGCACTCATTGATGGGCCGCAGCAGGACTGGCAGACGCGGGCGAACTGCATGGGGGTCGACCCCGATCTGTTCTTCCCCGAGCGCGGTTCCTCGACGCGCGAGGCGAAGGAGGTCTGCCGCGGCTGTGTGGTGCGCGAGGACTGTCTCGAGTTCGCGATCGCGAACGGCGAGAAGTTCGGGATCTGGGGCGGGATGAGCGAGCGCGAGCGCCGGCGGGTGCGGCGGGCGCGGGTGCTCGCCCAGCGGCAGGTCGCCGCCTCCTAAGCGGGGCCGCTGCCCGCGCGAGGGCGGTGCGCGAGGCGGGACTCGATGGTCCGCGCCTCGTCGAGGTCGAGTTCGGCCCAACGGTGGCGCGGCACGGCGGCGAGGACACCCGCCGGCACGAGACCGACGAGCTCGCTGCGCGCCACGACCGCGTGCGCCGCGCAGGCGTCGACCGCCTCGGCGGGGCCGAGCTCGAAGGGCGCGACGAGGTTGCAGGAGACCTGCACCTCCTCACCGACCGCGAAGGCGAGGGTCCGCAGCCGTGGTCCGCGCAGCGCCGCGGCGACGCGCCGGGCGAGGGCGAGGTCCGCCTCGGCGAGGACGATGTTGTAGGCGACGAGCGGCGGCCGAGCCCCGACACAGCAGGCGCCGTGGCGCGGGTCGGGCGTTCGTGGGCCGAGGTCGGGCGCGAGGGCTGTGAAGGCGCCCCGGCGGACCTCGGGGAGCGAGCGCTCCGGGCCGTAGAGGAAGCAGGGGAGTCCGAGCTCCGAAGCGGCCCGCGCCGCGAAGGCGTCGCGCAGCGCGAGCGCCTCGCCGAGCTCGAAGGGCGGGTCGCCGACGGGGACGAAGGGCACCACGTCGACGGCGCCCAGGCGGGGATGGACGCCGAGGTGGCGCCGCAGGTCGATGAGATCGAGAGCGGCGCCGGCCAGCTCGAGGGTGGCCGCGAGGAGCGCCTCGTGGTCGACGTCCGCGAGCGTGCACACGCTGCGGTTGTGGAAGCCGTCGCTGTGCAGGTCGATCAGGCAGGGGCCCGCGGCGGTGGCGATCAGGCTGATCGTGTCACTGTCGCGGCCCTCGGAGACGTTGACGACGCACTCGAGCGTCACGGCGCCCGTCGCGCCGGTTGCTCAGCGGCCGTTGTGCAGGGTGAGGTGGCGACGCTGGCGGGCGAGACGCCGCCGCTCGCGCTCGGAGGTGCCGCCCCACACGCCATGGTCGATGTGGTTCTCCATCGCGTAGTCGAGGCAGGCCGCCTTCACTGCGCAGTCGGCGCAGATGCGGCGCGCGGCGTCGACGCCGACACCGTCACTGGGGAAGAAGGTCTCCGGCGGCAGCTCCCGGCACCGGCCCGCCGCCATCCACTCCGTGTCCATCGCACCCGCCATTTCTGTGTGCTGAAGCCCCGGGAACACCAGCCGGCGCCCGGTCCCACATCCTCCCCAGGAGAACGCTACACACCCGGGTACGGCCCGCACTGGCGCCTACCCGGATTCGTCCTCGCCGAACCCTTACCCACGAGTCTGGGAGTTTCCCGAGAAAACGACGGCGGGGCCGGCCCGGAGGACGATGCCGCCCTCGGTACACTGCGGGCAACAAAGGAGCCCCCATTGACGTTGATCCCGCCGCCGACCGACCAGCCGCCCGAGCCGCCCCGCGGGCACGTGCGCGTCGTCTACCTCGGCCCGGTCGCGCCTCACTGGGAGGTCGAGTCCGAGTTCGGCGACCGCCAGCTGATCGAGGCCTTCCGCGAGCGCGCGCTCGCTCGCCTCGTGCTCCTGCCGCCGCACGATCCGCAGTTCCGCCGCAACCGTGAACGCGTCGTGCGCGACGCGGAGCGGGAGAACCTCATCTTGCAGTGGGACCTCGGCATCCCCGAGGAAGAGGCCCAGGTCAGCTGAGCCCGCGGCTCAGGGTGACGGCGTCTCCGAGCCGCCCCCGCCCCCGTCGCCCCCCGGCGGGGATGCGTCCCCCTCCTCGGGCGTTGCCTCCTCGACGGGCAGGTTGACGCGGGCGATCCACAGCCCCGGTGCGTCGACCTCCGCGGGGGTCGGGAGGTCGTGCTCGTGGACGAACATCGCCGCCAGCTCGCGCTCGCCGCCGCGCTCGATCACGCCGCGCACGAAGGCCTCGCCGCGGTCGACCGCCTCCTGGTCGAGGCTCACCCCGAGGAGCTCGTCGCCCGCCCGCTCCTCGTCGCTGCGCTCGACACGGCGGCGGCGCAGCGCCTCGCGGATCGCGGCGCGGGTGCCGACGAGGCGGCTCGCGACGGCGTCGCTCGCCCACTCGACGTAGCCGAGGATGGCGGCGGAGAGCGCTTCGAGCTCGGCGTTCACCCGCCGTTGCTCGGGGGTGTCGACGAGCTCGCCGAGGGCCGCCGGGTCACCGAGCATGCGGGTGAGGTCCGAGAGGTCGCCCATGCCGCCGAGCTCGCTCAGATCGCCGAGGCGTCCCTGCAGGGCACCGGGATCGGGGCGGAAGCCCTTCGCGTGGGCGACGAGGAGCTCGCGCAGCCGCCCGGCGACGTGCGGGCGGGAGAGCACCGCGTGGCTCACGACGTCGCGCACGAGGAAGAAGAGGTCGACGTCCTCGCGCGGCAGGCTCCAGTCGGCGGCGAAGGCGGCGAGGTTCTCGGGGATGATCACGAGCTCGCGGGCGACGGTGTCGCCGGGGACGGGCAGGTCGTACTGGCCGAGGGTGCGGCGCGCGAGGTGGCCGACGAGCGAGCCGAACTGCATCCCGATCATCGCCGGCGCGACCGCGCTCGCCCACTGGCTGAAGAGCCCCTGCAGGGCGCGCGCCTCGTTCTCGTCCTCGACGGGGAGCTCGGGAGCCGGCGTGTCGGCGCTGCGCGGCGGGGCGAGCGAGCCGGCGATCTCCTCGAACAGCTGCCGGGAGCCCTCGAGGCGCCGCCGCGCCCACTCACCGCGGTTCGCGACCACCACCGTCGGGGGCTCCCCGCTGCTCGCCATGCCTGTCACGTCGGCGATGTGCAGGTCGGCGAGGCGGACGAGCTCCTCGAGGCGGATACGGTCGAGCGGCTCCGGGTTCGCCTCGGGGGCGTTGTCCGAGGCGACGCTCTGCGCGAGCTGCAGGGCGAGGTCCCACTGCAGCGGGGAGTCCGTCTTCAGCAGCTTGAGGAGGTCCCCGAGCAGGCCGGGGAGGAAGCCTCCGAGCCCTGGCGGCAGGTCAGGGTCCATCCACTCGATGCTAGGGCGCGAGATGCGCCGCGCCCGCGCGCCGCAGCCCGCCGCCGCGCCTCCCTAGCATCGGCGCGATGACCACCGGCGAGGGCCCGACCCTCTACGAGGCGGTCGGCGGCCGCCCCGCCTTCCACGCCCTCGTCGACGCCTTCTACCGGCGCGTCGAGGAGGAGCCGCTCCTGCGCGCCCTGTACCCCGAGGACCTCTCTGGGCCCCGCGCCCGCCTCGCGGCCTTCCTCGTCCAGTACTTCGGCGGCCCACCGGACTACGCGCTGCTGCGCGGCGAGCCGCGGCTGCGCCTCCGCCACGTCGAGTTCTCGATCGACACCCCGGCGCGTGACGCGTGGGTCGCGGCGATGGCGGACGCGGTCGCCGAGGTCGGCTTCGCGCCCGAGGTCGCGGGCGAGCTGATGGGCTACTTCGCCGCCACCGCCACCTTCCTCGTGAACCGCGGCGGCCTCGCGATCACCGGCGGTTGAGACCCGGGCTCAGGCGGCGGTGCGGTCGTCGAGGTGCAGGTGGCGGGTGAGGTGCGTGGCGCCGCGGGAGATGCCGAGGGTCACCGTCGTGCCCGGGGGCAGCGTGTAGAGGCGCCCCTGCAGGGCGGCGAAGGAGCGGACCGGGGTGCCGTCCAGCGCGGTGATCACGTCCCCGCTCTTGATCCCCGCCTCCGCGCCGGCGCCGCGCTTCGTGACCGTGGTGACGAGGGCGCCGGCGGAGGAGGCCTTCGCGTTCTCGCCGCTGATGCCGAGCCAGCCGTGCTGCACCTCGCCGCTGAGCATCAGTTGCTCGGAGACGGGGAGCGCGAGCCAGGAGGGGACGACCGCGGTGGAGCCCCCGCTCTCCCCGGCGACGAGGCCGATCACCCGCCCGCCGGCGTCGAGCACCGGGCTCCCCGGCGGGGTCGAGGCCGTCGGCAGGTCGGTCATCAGCGCGTCGACGAGCGGCCCCGTCGGGAACTGCGGCGCGGTGTCGAGCTGGCGGACCATGCCCACCGCGTAGCGGGTGCCGCCCGCCGCGGTCACGGCCACGGTGAAGTTCGCGGTGGCGACCGGCTGGGGAGCGAGGATCGCGGTCGGCAGGTTGTCGACCCCGTTCACCTGCAGCACCGCGAGGCCGCTCGCCGCGTCGGGGTAGATGGCGACCGCCGGGACGACCTCGTTGCCCGGAAGCGTGACGAGGACGCTCGTCGCGCCGTCGAGCGGCGCGGCAGCGGTGAGCACCGTGCCGTTCTTG
It includes:
- a CDS encoding WhiB family transcriptional regulator codes for the protein MDFQALIDGPQQDWQTRANCMGVDPDLFFPERGSSTREAKEVCRGCVVREDCLEFAIANGEKFGIWGGMSERERRRVRRARVLAQRQVAAS
- a CDS encoding WhiB family transcriptional regulator; the encoded protein is MDTEWMAAGRCRELPPETFFPSDGVGVDAARRICADCAVKAACLDYAMENHIDHGVWGGTSERERRRLARQRRHLTLHNGR
- a CDS encoding zinc-dependent metalloprotease, with the protein product MDPDLPPGLGGFLPGLLGDLLKLLKTDSPLQWDLALQLAQSVASDNAPEANPEPLDRIRLEELVRLADLHIADVTGMASSGEPPTVVVANRGEWARRRLEGSRQLFEEIAGSLAPPRSADTPAPELPVEDENEARALQGLFSQWASAVAPAMIGMQFGSLVGHLARRTLGQYDLPVPGDTVARELVIIPENLAAFAADWSLPREDVDLFFLVRDVVSHAVLSRPHVAGRLRELLVAHAKGFRPDPGALQGRLGDLSELGGMGDLSDLTRMLGDPAALGELVDTPEQRRVNAELEALSAAILGYVEWASDAVASRLVGTRAAIREALRRRRVERSDEERAGDELLGVSLDQEAVDRGEAFVRGVIERGGERELAAMFVHEHDLPTPAEVDAPGLWIARVNLPVEEATPEEGDASPPGGDGGGGGSETPSP
- a CDS encoding globin encodes the protein MTTGEGPTLYEAVGGRPAFHALVDAFYRRVEEEPLLRALYPEDLSGPRARLAAFLVQYFGGPPDYALLRGEPRLRLRHVEFSIDTPARDAWVAAMADAVAEVGFAPEVAGELMGYFAATATFLVNRGGLAITGG
- a CDS encoding PDZ domain-containing protein, which codes for MAALPGEYDDGGEEEFTLPLPREDRLWRHPSELTDGDFTLRLDPTMVRNRWLSSQPSRASAWTAGLVGALLASGLVVLGTHLATALTGAPAHPAAITLTSTADAPSATTASSGPELAGLGPSLVAGVERVGAAVVTIDVASGGSDLRLLGLILNKNGTVLTAAAPLDGATSVLVTLPGNEVVPAVAIYPDAASGLAVLQVNGVDNLPTAILAPQPVATANFTVAVTAAGGTRYAVGMVRQLDTAPQFPTGPLVDALMTDLPTASTPPGSPVLDAGGRVIGLVAGESGGSTAVVPSWLALPVSEQLMLSGEVQHGWLGISGENAKASSAGALVTTVTKRGAGAEAGIKSGDVITALDGTPVRSFAALQGRLYTLPPGTTVTLGISRGATHLTRHLHLDDRTAA